The Buteo buteo chromosome 6, bButBut1.hap1.1, whole genome shotgun sequence genomic interval GGAATGCCGTGATGCACCTATGGGGGTAACATGCACGTGTGCATATACGCACATGTGTGTAAATGGACGTTACAGCCCTCAGAAGGATGCCGGTATCTCAAGCGATGATGGTGATGGGTGTGTATATGTACTTGTACAGCTTTTTACTGTCTTTAGAATGGGCCAGCAGCAAGCTCTGGCATGACAGACCCAGCACGGAGGGAACGGTTGGCACAGGATCCCAACTTCACAGCATAGGCCCAGCTCTGGATGTAGCAGCAAGTAGACTGGTTCAGTAAACACCCAGTGGGATTTTTCTGAGATTTCAGGGAGGCACAATTAAATTACCTTTGGCTACTTCTGCCTGCTTGATAGGTACAACCTTTATTCCTAAAATAAATCAGCATGCAAAGCAGGACAGCCCGAAAACTGTCCTGTTAAGTACATGCTGCACAGCATTATCACAAAGCTGTATGTGAAAGTAATATAATGGCACGATCCTTTACCTGCTCTTTGGCTGTCCAGTAACTCTTTGCTGTCTGGGGAAATCTTTTAAAGGTTGGAACAAAGACATAGCCTCTATacttattatttgtatttattttgtccAGCAAGGTAAGGATGTGTCTCTGTCTGCATTTGACAGCGATAAAGGGAATTTGTGAAAGAAAGCGTGTTGTATAGTTTCAGGGTTTAGAACTAGACATTGTGtggtattaaaaatattttattggttttaCAGAGTTCAGCCTTAGCAGAATTGTTTTCATTgacatttgcaaatgaaaacaatcttgaaagaagtgagaaaaacaaaacaaacccacaattAAAACCTTTCCTGCAGTGTTTGGAACATAAGTTCAACAGGATTTGGGCTTGTCATTGTCGTTATTATTAAAacattgtcattattattaatatataatCATGTTTGTTACAGTAGTGTCTGAGGACCAACCTAGACCAGGGGCCCATTGTACTAGGCAGTGTCCTAAACAATAAGAGCAGACAGTTTGCCCCCCGGAGGTTACAGTTCAAACACTCAAGACAGACAAAAGGTAGAAAAGGAATATGATGACTCCTATCCCACATGGGGTCTCATCCTACCTGTTTCATTTTGCGGATCTAACTTTACTTCTGCCACACCACCTCTTTGCAGTCTTCCATTTTCACCCTTATAAGTGAAAAACTGACTGAAAGGAGTACTTGCCTTTTTGTCAAACCCTTGTGAAAACCCCCTTTGGCTGTGGTAGATACAGAATATTAGCTAATGGGCACCACCCAGGAAAAGGATCGTATATGGTCCTTGCACCTCAGCTCAGCCTCTCCAACAAAACCATCACTGTATTCATACAGTGGTAAggctgagtaaaaaaaaataaaaataaaaaccccaaaaccaaacatccAAATTAACTTCAAATGTCCTCCAGGTGCTGACTAACAAAGACTGGTGAAGGCCTCTGTCACCGCTAGGTAGAGTCCGCAAGGGCAGCCAGTGGCCCAGAGGCCATGATGTTCTAGGCCATGCTCCCATCTTGAGGGAAACATAAGAACTTAGAAGCTTGCTGTAGGCTCCCCGATCAGAGGAACTAAAAttatccattttcttttataagaGAGCACGGCAAAAGACTCCTTTATGCTTTCCCTCTGCCGTGCATGCTCGTTTGTGGGACTagcagtttttaaataaagagacCAGCATTTGACTAGTTATTTTTATCTGGACTGTGCCCTTTTAATTTGTCTCCCACTTCCCTCCCTCAGCTTCACACACCTGATCCTAAATAAAAGACTCTGGACTCTGGGACAACTTGAGTCAATTCTAGTCTTTGCTTTCCAGTTTGAGTAATAGAGTCTCTTAAAGCAAGCTGCCACCTCCCTATGACAAATGAAGAGCTCCCACTCCCATATGCTACTCCAGACAAGGGCCTCCTGTAATTTTTATCCACTGCACAACTCTGGGtcatgtaaataaagaaaacaaaaataataatttgtgtAATTCTCCAGTCAGAGTCTGATTATGATTTGGATGAAGCACTGAGAAATACAGGGCTGTTCAAAGGGTATATTTAGCTGAATGagatcaaatcaaatcaaagcaGAGAATTTGAAAAGGAGCAAAAAGCTCCAGGGATTCAGTTCATTACCAATCACTGGACTCCAGTCCCAAACACAGCATGTCCATATTTAAATGGCTAATATCACAGACTGCTAATTGTCTGACAACACCTATTTTCTTTAGGGGGTTGACCCAGCCTGATGAGTCTGCCAAACTGTTTGAAAATCCCTCATGCAGGGAATGAAAGTTGTATTCCAGTGCACAGAATCCCAGGAGGGTTATGCTAAAGctgataaaagcaaaatgagaaaaaagaacaggTAAATGAGGAGGCGATGTTTTGTCCATGGGGCTTTTCCTAGTCCTCATGGAGAATGTACAACAAAGTTAGCAGTATGTGCTATTTCTAGCCTGTAGTTTATGAATAGggctttctttccctctcctaaGTCTCCTTCATTTTGCAGTCTGCATGCTAAAGCATCGGCAGCCTTGTTCCCTTTTCACTCTGCATGCAGACTCAGAGAAGGAGATGCAGTACCAAGGCTGTCAAGCAAACACAAAATTCGCACAAATGATACAAGTCACTGCCTTGGTGTCGGGCTCGTGCTTGCTCTTGCTGATGGCTGGGCTGGCTTTCAGATTTGGTTGACCTACCTTGCATGCAGGCTGAGTGGGAGGGGGTGCCTGCGCGCTGCCCAGTTTCCACCTCATCCAGAAGGCTGGCACCAAATGCCCAAATATTCACGCACAGAAGTACGTGATTATAGAAATGCTGGATTGCGTGTGAGGGGAATTCTGCTAGTTTGTTTCTCAGAATTTATATTTTGCCTGCCTTTGTGTAAGATTTCAAAAGCGGTTTGGCTGAatacatggggttttttgtttgttttcccattgcgttgattttcttttccaagagctattttttctttcaataaataacaacaaagaAGACAGCCAAGGCCTACAATGCAGATGATCAGCAAGGATGATATTGTCATCCTGTGTCAATCGGTTCCCGAGCCTGGTGAAATAAAGAGTCCCTTTGGGAACGTCAGCGCTTCATCAAGACCAATTAGTGGAGATGCCGCTGCTTATGTTTAGGCATTAACGACTGGGCAGGGCTGCTTTTTGGAGTGCCTGACACTGGCATGGAACAAGGCACCGACCTAATTACTCCTCTACAAGAGCAGAAAATGCCTTGTGAATGCCTGCTTGGCAAGGATGTCtcattaaggggaaaaaaacccaacacaagcACTcctagaaacaaaaattaaaataataggtAACCTGCGGCCACAAGACCTACTTCATGGCTGTGGTAAATGAAGAGAAACTGCTATAAGGAGACGTAGGGcatatttgtaatttatttcctAAATCCATCTATTTTTTGGTTAATAAGGAGTATGAGAGACAGAATGCAAACTTGCGTTGTTGGAGAAGAGTGAAATATGTTGCCACCCTTGGTATCAATGTTAAATAGTACTTGAAGGGCATTCCCATGCTGGTGTTCGATGGGAGTTGCTTTGTTAGTCTGTTCCTTCAGGGTTTGCAAACTTGCCTAGAAAAAGAAGCGTTTGGTAGACCTGAGTGAAAAGTTGGTAATGAGGAGCTTACAATATGTAACCTCTCTTTATGCTTAAATGTTATCAAGAAGCAGGCTGTGGTTTCCCAGTTCAAGAGTGTTGGTTAGAGTATTTTCAGTCATAAtagttttgttaaaataaaaccagaagtgtGAGGTGAAACAGCTGCTCACGTGTTTCTTGTCTCTTAAGCAGCCCTGTACATTGCTGTGTTTTAGTTGCTTCTATcctttttacctttatttttcttcccctctgaaGAGTGCCATCAAATATTAGAAATTCAAAGTGTGTTGCTTAATTGTGATTTATGAGGTAAATCACATGttattacttcttttctttgactAGATGAGTGCACACTCCTAAATACTGAGGTCCATTATTCATCCAGGGAGTGGGTGCAGCACAGATACTTACATGTCAGACTTTGCCCAGAAGGCACATTTTGGGCAAGCTAGCtctgaaaaagcttttgcttgGCACTGTAAGGACAGTTAAGCTTTCTAGGTAAAGAGGGATCTAGTGTTTGTGCAGATGTGCAGATGTTGTGTTTCTTGAGAGGTGCCCTTTTTTGGTGGTTACCAACTTGTCACAAAATGCTGAGTTGTCTAGCTGGCTTATGGATTGAATGCAGCCCTCAGGATCATTATATGGCTGCCACATGATCTTGACCTGTGTATTTCTTTGCTCAAGTCTGGCCCTTTACTTTACTCACTCCTGCTTTGCCTATCTTACTGCACAGAATGGCAGAGAGAAATGAGATGTTCAACAGCTGCACAGAAGAGTACCTACGACCTGCTAAGGTGTAGGTGGCCTGTAGCAGCACTTCTTAAATGCTGCAAGATGCTTAATGCTACTTCTTAAATGCTACAGCCTGAGTCTCTGAGCCTGCCTCTCTCCAGATAGATCCTTATTCTCAAAAACTGGACacagctcttttccttccttgagTTCAACGGACAGCACACTCACACAGCAGGTCCTAAACGCAGCTATTTCAAGCCTCGCTTGCTTTCAAAGGCAAATGAgcacaaggcttttttttctaactgttaCCAGGGCTCTAGCAGACAGCAATGCTGCAGATGCAGGTTTACAGGGAGAGGCACCACAAGAGGTTGTGCTTTCCTGGGACATCACTTGCTTCCCTTGCCTGTGGTGCAGCTGCAGCTACACATCCCCTGCTCCCAGTGGCATGATCACCACGTGCTTGGCCTGGACAGATTTGTGGGTCTCGGACAGTCTTTCTTTCTGTAGCTCTCTTCCTTGCTGATCTCCGAGTGAAAGGCGGCACAACTGTGTCTCAATTTGCCCTATGGAAAATAGTCAAAATGATGTTTATAGCATGTGCCAACATGCTGTGAGACCTCATGTGGCTGTGAAGTCTGGCAACTTTAAGGGCAGTGTCTTACAAACTTTGCTTTGGTTAGACTCTTGCTTCTATTGCTATTCTGATGAAATAATGCCGAGTCATGAATAACTGTAGATTTGTTCAAGGCAGTCAGGTTTCCCAGGGAGAAATGGAGGATCCAGCATCTACAATATACTTGCCTCTGGATCTGTGTGTAGCAGTAATTGTATCAGCTAACTTTTCAGCTGTTAACTCAGCTTCTTACTGTATCTGACTCATCAGGATACCCTATAATGTAATATAGAATAGAAGTGCACTAAAAATCAGTTACTTATTCAGCTTTTCCACAGTTCTTATTCAGTGTTAacttctgttgacttcagtgggagtgTAGcttcataaagaaataaaatatgaaagattTCAGAATTTGGCCCTGTAAGTTTCATTCAAAGCAACACTTCTGAACATAATCAAATAGacaggagacagagagagatagAAAGAGTCAGGGAAATATAAAAGGATAATGTACTAGAGCTTGATGTTGAAGATACATAGGAATTGCTGCGGCAGAGCTCATTAAAAACTAATTGTCTTATGTAATAATATTTTGTGGTTCTATAGCAGTTATCAGCTAAGGATCTTGGAGCCCTCTGCAGGCTCCACCCTATTCTGGCAGTCCCTTCTGTGACTTGCTtatattctgtcttttttctatAGGCAGGGAAATGGAAACAGTCAGGCACAATGACTTATCCACAATTGCCTGTTGGGTCTGAGTTAGATCTGGGGTTAGAGCTGAGAACAGTTCGTTTTCACTTCATCCTACTTAAACCATCATATGaactttccccttttcctgctgcttttcccccaaTCATTTTCTAGGGAAACATTGCAGTAGAAGGAGCAGTGTCAATCAATCACTGATGAAATTACTGCAAAGTGGTTAGAAAACCTTCTGGAGAGCGCAGCATTGGATGGTCCACTGTCAAAACAGAATGATACATTGAGTGGGTGTCTGCAGAGATCTCTCTTGTGTTTGGTActcaatattttcattcttgGACTGTAGGATGGAAGAGAATATACCTGTATGAAACCTGCAAACCTATCAAAATTGAAAGGCACTGCATGTGTTGTGAAGATCAGGAATACAATGCAGAATGATTTTGGATAATTGGGAAAACGGCTTGAAATGTGGGATGCAGTTCAATGGGTCCAAGTGCAAAGCACCAAATTCAGGCTGGACTGATGAAGTACCTAAGTCTATGATGGGGAGCAActagaaaggcagaagaagggACCTAGGCATTATAACTTCTCACTAGCTAACCCCTAGTCAACAGGCTACTGTTTTTCCAAAACAGTCATGATGTTtcataaaaagcaaacatctgGAATGTATAAACAGGTGTAGCCTGTGAGATACATGAAGTAATTGTCTGATTATTCTGAGAATTAACAAAAACTCTTTTGAAGTTTTGAACACTGCTCTTCAAGGAAGATGTGAACCAAGTGGAGAGAACTCAGGatggcagtgaaaaaaaatcatgtctaGAAAATTTGGGTCACAGAGAAAAGTTAGAAGAAATTAGAGGCAGTCTCTCTGAAAGCAAATAAGAGTCTACAGATACATATGGGTGGACAGGACTATGTGTGTAGTGGACAGGACAAGACAGATCTCAGATGAAGTTTTCTAACAATAATGAAGTAGTATACCTGTCAGGAATGCCACATTTCCCTGCACTGTGAGTGGAGATGGACTAGATGAACTTTCTGAAGCTGCTACTTTTGATGATTTGCTGTATCCCCATGCTAGTGTCCATGCAGGTATTTAGGTGTACTCTTTGAACAGATGACTCTATTTATAGTTGTAAGGATACTGGACAAGCAAGTCACACTAACTTgctatgttttaatttattttgccgTCAGGTCAAACTGGGAGGAGAAGCCCCAAACTCCAGTGTAATCCACATAGCCAAGGGCAGTGATGGCAGCAGTAGCAGCTGGCAGAGTGTCGGTGGCAAGTGTGGAACCAAATGCCACCTTCTGGATTTTGCCAACTCTGAGCGGCCACTGGTGGTCAACTTTGGTTCAGCTACCTGACCACCATTCACAAGCCAGCTGTCGGCCTTCAGCAAGCTGGTGGAGGAGTTCTCTGGTGTGGCTGACTTTCTGTTGGTCTACATCGATGAGGCTCACCCGTCAGATGGCTGGGCTGCCCCTGGAATCTCTCCCTCTTCATTTGAAGTTAAGAAACACAGGAACCAGGAAGACCGATGTGCAGCTGCTCACCAGCTCCTAGAGCGCTTTTCCTTGCCACCTCAGTGCCAAGTGGTGGCTGACTGCATGGACAACAATGCCAATGTGGCCTACGGGGTTTCATTTGAGCGAGTATGCATTGTGCAGAGACAAAAAATCGCCTACCTGGGAGGCAAAGGCCCCTTTTTCTACAATCTGCAGGAGGTTCGGCTTTGGCTGGAACAAAACTTCAGCAAAAGATGAAAACCATTCTCTGCCGAAGCCATGTCAACAGAAGTGTCCCTTTAAGGTGatgtaaaagggaaaaaaagaaaacatatgctGGTTTGCATAAGGCCTTTCAGATGATTGCAGGAGAACACATTTGATAACAAGGTCAAATGaacattaagaaaacaaagcaaaaaactaACTCCACAGAAACATTattgtatgaaaaaaatcccactccTGCGCTTGCTACGGGACAGAAGAGGTGAATGCTTCTGTGAAAAGGTGCTGCTGGCGAGCAGGAAGAGTGGTAAGATAAGACCTGTCTCCCAGGAACCCGACTCATGAAGTGTCGGCCCTGGGCTGAGCCAATCCATGGAAGGGCAATGCTGTGCATTTCATCAGAAAACCTTCTTTACCCTCCTGTAGCCAATGCAAGCAACCTAGGAGGAGCCGGGCGCTTGCAATTACTTTGCATAGAAATGCAGTAGAGTGCGGCAATTGTCCTCTCTCCTAGA includes:
- the DIO2 gene encoding type II iodothyronine deiodinase isoform X1; its protein translation is MGLLSVDLLITLQILPVFFSNCLFLALYDSVILLKHMVLFLSRSKSGRGEWRRMLTSEGLRCVWNSFLLDAYKQVKLGGEAPNSSVIHIAKGSDGSSSSWQSVGGKCGTKCHLLDFANSERPLVVNFGSATUPPFTSQLSAFSKLVEEFSGVADFLLVYIDEAHPSDGWAAPGISPSSFEVKKHRNQEDRCAAAHQLLERFSLPPQCQVVADCMDNNANVAYGVSFERVCIVQRQKIAYLGGKGPFFYNLQEVRLWLEQNFSKRUKPFSAEAMSTEVSL
- the DIO2 gene encoding type II iodothyronine deiodinase isoform X2, coding for MGLLSVDLLITLQILPVFFSNCLFLALYDSVILLKHMVLFLSRSKSGRGEWRRMLTSEGLRCVWNSFLLDAYKQVKLGGEAPNSSVIHIAKGSDGSSSSWQSVGGKCGTKCHLLDFANSERPLVVNFGSATUPPFTSQLSAFSKLVEEFSGVADFLLVYIDEAHPSDGWAAPGISPSSFEVKKHRNQEDRCAAAHQLLERFSLPPQCQVVADCMDNNANVAYGVSFERVCIVQRQKIAYLGGKGPFFYNLQEVRLWLEQNFSKR